The DNA window CCACGACCTCGGCGGTGAGCGCCTGGAACGCGGGGCGGCAGGCGCCTTGTCCGGCGCCGGCCAGGGCCGCGGCGCAGGTCATCAGCAGGACCGAGCGGCCCAGGCCGGCGGCGAGGAGGGGGGCGGCCGCGGCGGCCGCCAGGGCCGACCAGAGGACGACCGCCCGGCGGGAGTGGCGGTCGGCCAGGACCCCGCCCACGGCGACCGCGGCGAGGAAGCCGGCGGTCCGGGCGGCGAGGACGAGGCCGAGGCCCGCCGGGCCGAGCTCTCGGTGCAGCACGGCCAGACCGAGGACGAAGGGCAGGGCCCAGGTCGCCAGACCGGAGGCGGTAGTTCCAGCCCAAAGGCGGAGGAACGCGACATCGCGCAGGACGGACGGGGCGGCGGGCGGGTCGGCGGGATCGGCCACTGCCGGGGCCTTGGCGGGCGTGGATGGAGTCGCCACGGGGTGTTGCTCCCTTGTTCGCGGTCGGACGGGTCCGGTGGCGGCGGGTCGTCAACGCGCCGTGCTGTCGGCGCCGTTGCGGCCGGCGCCGCCGAAGGGTTCGCAGCCGCCCGCCGAGAAAACGCCACCCCCGGAGTAGTTATTGAACATGATAACCATTACGGTACTGTCTGCTGCCGCGGCACTCCTGCCCCGCGACCGGCACCACGCCCTTCCCAGACCGGAGAACCCATGCGTCATCCCGTCCGCCTCGGTATCGCCCTCGCCGTCGTCCTCGCGACCGCCGGCTGCTCGACCACCGCCGACGGCTCCTCCCCGGACCACGAGCCGGCGGCCGGCGCCGGGGGCAAGGCGACGACCCTCGCCAGCTGCGGCCGGCAACTGGCCTTCGACCGGCCGCCCCGACGCGCCGTGGCGCTGGACCAGAGCTCGACCGAGATCCTGCTGGAGCTCGGGCTCCAGGAACGCATGGCGGGAACGGCCAACCTGAAGACGAAGATCCCGCCGAAGTACCAGGAGGCCTACGCCAAGGTCCCCGTCATCGCGCCGAAGATCGCCACCAGCGAGCAGCTGCGCTCCGCCACCCCCGACTTCGTCGTCGCCGGCTCCGGGGACCTCTACACCAAGGACCGGGCCGGCACCCGCGAGGAACTGGCAGCCCTGGGCGTCCCCACCTTCGTCAGCGCCGTCGACTGCCCGCAGCAGAACGAGCCCGGCAGGACCGCCTTCGACCTGCTCTTCGCCGACTACCAGAGCCTCGGCCGGGCCTTCGGCGCCGACGAGCCCGCCGCCCGGCTCGCCGCCGAGCAGCGCGCAGCGGTCGCCAAGGCCGGGGAGACCGCCGCGAAGGTCGAGGACCAGCCGACCGTCGTCTACCTCTACTCCGTCTTCAACGGGATGCCGTACGTGGCCGGGAAGACGGGCCTGCCCAGCGAGATGAGCCGGATCGTCGGCGCCCGGAACGCCTTCGACGACGTGAACGAGGACTGGCCGGAGGTCTCCTGGGAGGAAGTCGCCAAGCGCGACCCCGACTTCATCGTCATCGGCGACCTCTCCGAGCGCGGCCGGCCGGGCGACAGCGCCGCCGAGAAGCGCGAGGCCATGAACCGGCACCCGGTGATCTCCAAGCTCGACGCCGTGCGCGGCGGCAAGATCCTCGAGGTGCCGGGCATCGAACTCGACCCGTCCGTACGGTCCGTGCACGCACTGGAGCTGGTCGCCGCGGGCATGCGGGACCTCGGCCATGCCCGCTGATCCGCCCGCCCGGCCGGGACCGGTGGACCTCGTGCCGCCGGTGGATCTGCTGCATCCGGCGGCCCGCCGGACCCCGCCGCCGCCGGCGGCGGCACCGCGACGCTCCCCCGCGGCCGGCCGGTCCGCGCCGGCCCGGGCGGGGCTGTTCCTCGCCGCCGCGGCGGCGCTGGCCCTCTCGATGGCCTGGGCCGTGCGCATCGGCACCGCCGATGTCGGATGGGCCGACGTCGGGGCCGTGTTCGGCAGCCGGCTCGGCCTGGCCGTCGAACCGCTGCCGCCGCTGGTGGACTCGCTCGTCTGGGACCTGCGGATGCCCCGGGTACTGATGGCCGCCCTGGTCGGGGCCTCCCTGGCGGTGTGCGGCACGGTGTTGCAGGCCGTCACCCGCAACGCGCTGGCCGACCCCTACCTCCTCGGCGTGTCCTCGGGGGCCTCGGCCGGCGCCGTCGCCGTCGTGGTCCTCGGCGTGGGCGCAGGCGTCCTCGGGGTCACCGGCGGCGCCCTGGTCGGCGCGCTGCTCTCCTTCGGCCTGCTCCTGCTGCTGCTGAGGAGGACCGGCCTGGACTCGGTGCGCATCGTGCTGACGGGCGTGGTCGTGGGACAGCTCTTCACCGCACTGACCTCGCTGACCCTGATGGCCTCGGCCGACGCGGACACCACCCGGGCCGTCACCCACT is part of the Streptomyces subrutilus genome and encodes:
- a CDS encoding ABC transporter substrate-binding protein, which codes for MRHPVRLGIALAVVLATAGCSTTADGSSPDHEPAAGAGGKATTLASCGRQLAFDRPPRRAVALDQSSTEILLELGLQERMAGTANLKTKIPPKYQEAYAKVPVIAPKIATSEQLRSATPDFVVAGSGDLYTKDRAGTREELAALGVPTFVSAVDCPQQNEPGRTAFDLLFADYQSLGRAFGADEPAARLAAEQRAAVAKAGETAAKVEDQPTVVYLYSVFNGMPYVAGKTGLPSEMSRIVGARNAFDDVNEDWPEVSWEEVAKRDPDFIVIGDLSERGRPGDSAAEKREAMNRHPVISKLDAVRGGKILEVPGIELDPSVRSVHALELVAAGMRDLGHAR
- a CDS encoding FecCD family ABC transporter permease; its protein translation is MPADPPARPGPVDLVPPVDLLHPAARRTPPPPAAAPRRSPAAGRSAPARAGLFLAAAAALALSMAWAVRIGTADVGWADVGAVFGSRLGLAVEPLPPLVDSLVWDLRMPRVLMAALVGASLAVCGTVLQAVTRNALADPYLLGVSSGASAGAVAVVVLGVGAGVLGVTGGALVGALLSFGLLLLLLRRTGLDSVRIVLTGVVVGQLFTALTSLTLMASADADTTRAVTHWLLGSMAPARWDAVLVCAIVTPLGLAAAWLCSNALDGLAFGADTAASLGIGVRRTRLLLLAVTAVLTSVAVATVGAIGFVGLIVPHGVRFLIGPLHRVLLPYAALAGAVFLVWTDALARVAFAPRELPVGVITALLGVPLFLLVLRKRGEL